Proteins from a single region of Crassaminicella profunda:
- a CDS encoding ROK family transcriptional regulator, with the protein MFEFQINQQAIKLSNRTRILNFIAEKGEMTKQEIAKQLNLSIPTVISNISKLLEEGLVKEAGVAESTGGRKPVIIRFNPNARYSFGVDISPRKMKIVLINLESEILVEEEIALKEKINSFEAIIKESKKIIETIIEKEKIKKENILGVGFSLPGIINEEALILENAPNLKVKNFDFKPYKEIFGMPIYIENEANAAAIGERTLGHGKGKNNLVYISITEGVGTGIIIQNYLYKSISKKAGEFGHMRVTDEKIKCNCGRTGCWELYASERALIERFNTFSKQRIESVTQFFEYFQEGNEVAIKVLDRYLDYLCIGIENIILALSPEYIIIGGEISKYEGVYKEKLIEKLGKESTFYGMQGIRIGFSQLKEKASLLGAGILAIQDLFNMNNKAI; encoded by the coding sequence ATGTTTGAATTTCAGATCAATCAGCAAGCAATTAAACTTTCAAATAGAACAAGAATATTAAATTTTATTGCAGAAAAAGGAGAAATGACAAAGCAAGAAATTGCTAAACAATTAAATTTAAGTATCCCTACAGTCATTAGTAATATCAGCAAGCTTTTAGAAGAAGGATTGGTTAAAGAAGCAGGTGTGGCTGAATCTACGGGAGGTAGAAAGCCAGTAATTATTCGATTTAATCCTAATGCAAGATATTCATTTGGTGTAGATATTTCTCCAAGAAAAATGAAGATTGTCCTCATCAATTTAGAATCAGAAATCTTAGTTGAAGAGGAAATAGCCTTAAAGGAAAAAATAAATTCATTTGAAGCAATCATTAAAGAGAGTAAAAAGATTATAGAAACAATCATTGAAAAAGAAAAAATAAAGAAAGAAAATATTTTAGGAGTAGGATTTTCATTACCTGGCATTATTAATGAAGAAGCGTTGATTTTAGAAAATGCCCCAAATCTTAAGGTGAAAAATTTTGACTTTAAACCTTATAAAGAAATCTTTGGCATGCCCATTTATATTGAGAATGAAGCAAATGCAGCTGCAATAGGTGAAAGAACCTTAGGACATGGAAAAGGGAAAAATAATCTAGTCTATATATCTATTACAGAAGGTGTAGGGACAGGCATTATTATTCAGAATTACTTGTATAAAAGTATAAGTAAGAAAGCTGGAGAATTTGGACATATGCGTGTCACAGATGAAAAAATAAAATGTAATTGTGGTAGAACGGGATGCTGGGAGTTATATGCTTCGGAGCGTGCACTTATTGAACGATTTAATACTTTTTCGAAACAAAGAATTGAATCAGTAACTCAGTTTTTTGAGTATTTTCAGGAAGGTAATGAAGTAGCTATAAAAGTACTAGATCGATATTTAGATTATCTATGTATAGGGATAGAAAATATTATTTTAGCTTTATCACCAGAATATATTATTATTGGTGGAGAAATAAGCAAATATGAAGGGGTTTATAAAGAAAAGTTGATAGAAAAGTTGGGTAAAGAAAGTACCTTTTATGGAATGCAGGGAATTCGTATTGGATTCTCTCAACTCAAAGAAAAAGCGTCATTGCTTGGGGCGGGTATTTTAGCCATACAAGATCTATTTAATATGAATAATAAAGCAATTTAA
- the xylA gene encoding xylose isomerase, translated as MEQLFQKIGKIKYEGSDSKNPLAFKYYNPEEVVYKKPMKEHLRFAMSYWHTLTGTGMDPFGAGTNIRSWDKLSGMELAKKRADIGFQFMEALGIEYYCFHDVDVAPEGETLKETLQNIDEMADYLEKLQKQTGIKLLWATSNMFSHPRFVHGAATSCNADVFAYCGAKVKKMLEITKRLGGENYVFWGGREGYETLLNTDSKLEMDNLARFLRMAVDYAEKIGFKGQFLIEPKPKEPTKHQYDFDVATVIGFLRNYGLEKHFKMNIEANHATLAGHTFQHELNMARINGILGSIDANQGDLLLGWDTDQFPTNIYDAALAMYEVLKNGGLAPGGLNFDAKVRRASFEMEDLFYAYIAGMDTFAKGLKVAAKLLEDGVFETMIEKRYESYTVGIGKDIVEGKIGFEKLAAYALKNDQIKNTSGKQEYLESLLNQYIYEVK; from the coding sequence ATGGAACAATTATTTCAAAAAATAGGAAAAATTAAGTATGAAGGATCAGATTCAAAAAATCCATTAGCATTTAAGTATTATAATCCAGAAGAAGTAGTATATAAAAAACCAATGAAAGAACATTTACGATTTGCAATGAGTTATTGGCATACATTAACAGGGACAGGAATGGATCCCTTTGGAGCAGGAACTAATATACGTTCTTGGGATAAACTAAGTGGAATGGAGCTTGCTAAAAAAAGGGCAGATATAGGCTTTCAGTTTATGGAGGCACTAGGAATTGAGTATTATTGTTTTCATGACGTGGATGTGGCACCAGAAGGAGAGACATTAAAGGAAACCCTACAAAATATAGACGAAATGGCAGATTACTTAGAAAAATTACAAAAACAAACGGGTATAAAGCTTTTATGGGCTACATCCAATATGTTTAGCCATCCAAGATTTGTACATGGAGCAGCAACTTCTTGTAATGCAGATGTTTTTGCTTATTGTGGAGCAAAGGTAAAAAAAATGCTAGAGATTACAAAACGTCTTGGTGGAGAAAATTATGTGTTCTGGGGAGGAAGAGAAGGTTATGAAACCCTTTTGAACACAGATAGTAAGCTAGAGATGGATAATTTAGCCAGATTTTTAAGAATGGCTGTAGATTATGCAGAAAAAATAGGTTTTAAAGGACAATTCTTAATTGAACCAAAACCAAAAGAGCCTACGAAGCATCAATATGATTTTGATGTGGCTACAGTAATTGGATTCTTAAGAAATTATGGTTTGGAAAAACATTTTAAAATGAACATAGAAGCTAATCATGCAACGCTAGCAGGACATACTTTTCAGCATGAGTTGAATATGGCAAGAATTAATGGCATATTAGGAAGTATTGATGCAAATCAAGGAGATTTACTACTTGGATGGGATACAGATCAATTCCCTACAAATATTTATGATGCAGCTTTAGCCATGTATGAGGTATTGAAAAATGGAGGATTAGCACCAGGTGGATTAAATTTTGATGCAAAGGTAAGAAGAGCTTCCTTTGAAATGGAAGATTTATTCTATGCATATATTGCAGGAATGGATACTTTTGCAAAGGGCTTAAAAGTAGCAGCTAAATTATTAGAGGATGGCGTATTTGAAACTATGATTGAAAAAAGATATGAAAGCTACACCGTTGGCATAGGAAAGGATATTGTAGAAGGAAAAATAGGATTTGAAAAATTAGCAGCCTATGCATTGAAGAATGATCAGATCAAAAATACTTCAGGAAAACAAGAATACTTAGAATCCCTTTTAAATCAATATATTTATGAGGTGAAATAA
- a CDS encoding MBL fold metallo-hydrolase RNA specificity domain-containing protein codes for MKIEFLGAAKVVTGSNYLITTNKYKILLDCGLFQGSKQLEKLNFNDFSFNPAEIDFLLLSHAHIDHSGRIPKLIKDGFKGTIVTTKATKDLCNIMLVDSGHIQESDALWENNKRKRAGLPLIEPLYTAEDAKISLNYFDSYLYDQTIELNKDITVRFKDAGHILGSSIIEVWVRENNKTAKIVFTGDLGIKNKPILKNPEFIEEADYLIIESTYGNRLHEKQEKRTKELIEIINKTALRGGTVIIPSFAINRTQELIYELNKYYDHTEELETFMKVPIYIDSPMAISATEVYRNNSYGFDDETKKLILSGDDPFHFENLYYVNSQQESMRLNSQSYPKVIISASGMCTAGRVRHHLKHNLWKKKNSVVFVGYQAEGTLGRQLKEGAKKVKLLGEKISVEAEIYSIEGFSGHADQKDLLDWLKGFKKLPKRIFVVHGEEESAEDFSKLIEDQFGIQTIVPNMGYVFEIKDDLLKSHSGEILEPLKKKENIIKELQEVYDTFDHLVHKTDLLIDEKVLKKDYAQLKNKLLDLNQKLLDINMLISK; via the coding sequence ATGAAAATAGAGTTTTTAGGAGCAGCAAAAGTTGTAACAGGTTCTAATTATTTGATCACCACCAATAAATATAAAATATTATTAGATTGTGGATTATTTCAAGGGAGTAAACAACTTGAAAAGCTAAATTTCAATGATTTTTCCTTCAATCCTGCTGAAATAGATTTTCTTCTACTCAGTCATGCTCATATTGACCATAGTGGTAGAATTCCAAAGCTAATAAAGGATGGTTTTAAAGGAACAATCGTAACCACTAAAGCAACGAAGGATTTATGTAACATTATGTTAGTTGATAGCGGACATATTCAAGAATCTGATGCTTTATGGGAAAACAATAAAAGAAAAAGAGCAGGTCTACCTCTTATCGAACCTTTATATACAGCTGAAGATGCTAAAATCAGTCTAAATTACTTTGATTCTTATCTTTATGATCAAACCATTGAATTAAACAAAGATATTACCGTTCGTTTCAAAGATGCTGGTCATATATTAGGCTCCTCTATTATTGAAGTATGGGTTAGAGAAAACAATAAAACTGCCAAAATTGTTTTTACAGGAGACTTAGGAATCAAAAATAAACCAATTCTTAAAAATCCTGAGTTCATTGAAGAAGCTGATTATCTCATTATAGAATCTACTTATGGGAATAGACTTCATGAAAAACAAGAAAAAAGGACAAAGGAATTAATTGAAATCATCAATAAAACAGCATTACGTGGTGGAACTGTCATTATCCCTTCATTTGCCATCAATAGAACTCAAGAACTTATTTATGAACTCAATAAATATTATGACCATACAGAAGAACTTGAAACCTTTATGAAAGTACCTATATACATAGATAGCCCTATGGCCATATCTGCCACAGAAGTTTATCGGAACAATTCTTATGGCTTTGATGATGAAACCAAAAAACTTATTCTAAGCGGAGATGATCCTTTTCATTTTGAAAATCTTTACTATGTAAATAGTCAACAAGAATCTATGAGATTGAATAGCCAGTCCTACCCAAAGGTAATTATTTCTGCCAGTGGTATGTGTACAGCAGGAAGGGTTCGACATCATTTAAAACATAATTTATGGAAGAAAAAAAACAGCGTAGTTTTTGTAGGCTATCAAGCAGAAGGAACATTAGGTCGCCAACTAAAAGAAGGCGCAAAAAAGGTTAAACTTCTTGGTGAAAAAATTTCTGTTGAAGCTGAAATTTATAGCATTGAAGGTTTTTCAGGGCATGCAGATCAAAAAGATTTATTAGATTGGTTAAAGGGTTTTAAAAAATTACCTAAAAGAATATTTGTTGTCCATGGAGAAGAAGAATCTGCTGAAGACTTTTCAAAATTAATTGAAGACCAATTTGGTATTCAAACAATCGTTCCAAATATGGGCTATGTATTTGAAATCAAAGATGATCTATTAAAAAGCCATTCAGGAGAAATCCTAGAACCCTTAAAGAAAAAGGAAAATATTATAAAAGAACTTCAAGAAGTTTATGATACCTTTGATCATTTAGTTCATAAAACAGATTTATTAATCGATGAAAAAGTTTTAAAGAAAGATTATGCACAACTAAAAAATAAGCTTTTAGATTTGAATCAAAAGCTATTAGATATTAATATGCTCATTAGTAAATAA
- a CDS encoding AAA family ATPase codes for MKNLFENKFDIYLMDQPYQDHFEQLNDYMKLVDLKIYLLYEQNGDTHKKNNPFKEKIISDKEVSNIFNTNMKDPSKEIHTIKEAIKKSEAYIDSRKMESLRNNVFLPLEYICTVFELTSFEKHCFLLSLIVEINRKYEKLYGYFQDDVTYKLPTLDLCLKLFTDDHPVKLKLLSTLHSENKLLKYFFKESPTTEKSILSRKLKLEQRFLDFILNPSVPFKNLEAYCKLFFYTNHVPSLLTDTAVQKKLHTFIENSLDENILFFLHGPKGIGKRLHIKHFCKHFKQNALFVDLAYFEKNNTSFEGLVKDICRESILQQAVLCFYNFHTLLDEENPSTYKIDQLLKELDTFSKIIFITSEKLWRPDKDLDYAFMDLSFDLPNQAVRKEIWETFSESYSFDDPSIFSDLANKFQFSPYQIEKALLDAKNIARLNTSENIDTNTIYKACYNQVLHHLEKKATLIHPIYNWNDLILPNEQLEAMKNACNQVKYRHIVYQKWGYEQKLSYGKGLSILFTGPPGTGKTMASQVIANELYLEIYKVDLSQMVSKYIGETEKNLKELFDEAKKSNTILLFDEADALFGKRSEVKDSHDRYANVETSFLLQKMEEHTGITIMTTNYLENIDPAFMRRINYVIHFPFPSENYRKEIWMSIFPEKTPLKNNIDFDFLSNKFELSGGNIKNIAVSSAFLAAHKKEPIGMNHILYSIKHELRKQGKILLKEDFGEYDYFLD; via the coding sequence ATGAAAAATTTATTTGAAAACAAATTTGATATCTATCTCATGGATCAACCTTATCAAGATCATTTTGAGCAATTAAATGACTATATGAAGCTTGTAGATTTAAAAATTTATTTATTGTATGAGCAAAATGGTGATACACACAAAAAAAATAATCCATTCAAAGAAAAAATTATATCAGATAAAGAGGTTTCAAATATTTTCAATACAAATATGAAAGATCCCTCTAAAGAAATACATACGATTAAAGAAGCTATCAAAAAATCTGAGGCTTATATAGACAGTCGTAAAATGGAAAGTCTAAGGAATAATGTATTTTTGCCTTTAGAATACATTTGTACTGTATTTGAGCTAACAAGTTTTGAAAAGCATTGTTTCCTATTAAGCTTAATAGTAGAAATAAATAGGAAGTATGAAAAACTCTACGGATATTTCCAAGATGATGTTACCTATAAGCTCCCTACTCTAGACCTTTGTTTAAAATTGTTTACAGATGATCATCCTGTAAAATTAAAACTATTATCTACCCTTCATTCAGAAAATAAGCTTTTAAAATATTTTTTTAAAGAGTCTCCTACTACAGAAAAATCCATATTGTCTCGAAAACTCAAATTAGAACAAAGATTTCTAGATTTTATTTTAAATCCTAGTGTCCCTTTCAAAAATTTAGAAGCTTATTGTAAACTATTTTTTTATACAAATCATGTGCCTTCCTTATTAACAGATACAGCTGTCCAGAAAAAGCTTCATACTTTTATTGAAAATAGCCTAGATGAAAATATTCTATTTTTTCTACACGGTCCTAAAGGAATAGGCAAAAGATTACATATAAAACATTTTTGTAAACATTTTAAGCAAAATGCTTTATTCGTTGATTTAGCTTATTTTGAAAAAAACAATACTTCCTTTGAGGGATTGGTAAAAGATATTTGTAGAGAATCTATCCTTCAGCAAGCTGTCCTATGCTTTTATAATTTTCATACTTTACTAGATGAAGAAAATCCATCCACATACAAAATAGATCAATTATTGAAAGAACTAGATACTTTTTCAAAAATCATATTTATTACTTCAGAAAAGCTTTGGAGGCCTGATAAAGATTTGGACTATGCTTTTATGGATCTTTCCTTTGATCTACCTAATCAAGCTGTTCGAAAAGAGATTTGGGAAACCTTCAGCGAGTCTTATTCCTTTGATGATCCTTCGATTTTTTCAGATTTAGCAAACAAATTCCAGTTTTCCCCATATCAGATTGAAAAAGCTCTACTAGATGCAAAAAATATTGCTCGATTAAATACTTCAGAAAATATTGATACAAACACAATCTACAAAGCATGCTATAATCAAGTTCTTCATCATTTAGAGAAAAAGGCTACCCTTATTCATCCTATATATAACTGGAATGATCTCATATTGCCCAATGAACAGCTTGAAGCTATGAAAAATGCTTGTAATCAAGTAAAATACAGACATATTGTTTATCAGAAATGGGGTTACGAACAAAAATTATCTTACGGAAAAGGTTTAAGTATATTGTTTACAGGTCCTCCTGGTACTGGAAAAACCATGGCTTCCCAAGTGATTGCCAATGAATTGTATTTAGAAATATATAAGGTAGACCTATCTCAAATGGTTAGCAAATATATTGGTGAAACAGAAAAAAATTTAAAGGAATTATTTGATGAAGCAAAAAAAAGCAATACCATATTGCTTTTTGATGAAGCCGATGCTCTATTTGGGAAGCGTTCTGAAGTAAAGGATTCCCATGATCGCTATGCCAATGTGGAAACCTCCTTTTTACTTCAAAAAATGGAAGAACACACAGGCATCACCATTATGACAACAAACTATTTAGAAAACATTGATCCAGCCTTTATGAGAAGAATAAACTACGTCATCCATTTTCCATTTCCTAGTGAAAATTACCGAAAAGAAATATGGATGTCCATTTTCCCTGAAAAAACCCCTTTAAAAAATAATATAGACTTTGATTTTCTTTCCAACAAATTTGAACTTTCAGGTGGAAATATAAAAAACATTGCTGTTTCTTCTGCTTTTTTAGCAGCTCATAAGAAAGAACCTATAGGCATGAATCATATTTTGTATTCCATTAAACATGAACTTCGTAAGCAAGGAAAAATCCTCTTAAAAGAGGATTTTGGAGAGTATGATTATTTTCTAGATTAA
- a CDS encoding DUF4280 domain-containing protein, with protein sequence MGFLVCSGAMLQCSFGNAPSSLMVTPQNKVLTAMPIANIMDYKPMMNILPFGMCMSLANPQVAAATSAALGVLTPMPCIPNIVTPWAPGSPTVLVANQPALNHTSKLVCMWGGMIQITNPGQQTIQVP encoded by the coding sequence GTGGGGTTTTTAGTATGTTCTGGTGCAATGCTTCAATGTAGTTTTGGCAATGCACCTAGCTCATTGATGGTTACACCACAAAACAAAGTATTAACAGCTATGCCAATAGCCAATATTATGGACTATAAGCCCATGATGAATATACTTCCCTTTGGTATGTGTATGTCTTTAGCAAATCCACAAGTAGCGGCAGCTACTTCAGCTGCCCTTGGGGTATTAACCCCCATGCCATGTATACCAAATATTGTTACACCTTGGGCACCTGGTTCTCCAACTGTGCTAGTAGCCAATCAACCGGCCCTCAATCATACCTCAAAATTGGTATGCATGTGGGGCGGGATGATTCAAATCACCAATCCAGGGCAACAAACTATTCAAGTGCCTTAA
- a CDS encoding DUF4255 domain-containing protein, with translation MGSYTAIADVGSSIIKLLREHMTPEPIQKKDMIGLCSPVDRGDYKLGLYLYDIQENGDFRPMAMKNIGMDKQKYPPLSVTLYYMLTAYSNADIKSKAIDEHRMMGRAMQILYDNATLDSSKLVGTLGNNNETVEIVLNNMKHEEKIRLWNFPNQPYRLSMFYKVAPVYIESTRIKQIKRVLDVDITLQG, from the coding sequence ATGGGAAGCTATACAGCTATTGCTGATGTAGGAAGTTCTATTATAAAATTATTAAGAGAGCATATGACGCCAGAACCTATTCAAAAAAAAGATATGATAGGACTTTGTTCACCCGTTGATAGAGGGGACTATAAGTTAGGTCTTTATTTATATGATATACAAGAAAATGGCGATTTTAGACCTATGGCTATGAAAAATATAGGGATGGATAAACAAAAATATCCGCCCCTCTCTGTAACCCTTTATTATATGCTTACAGCATATTCTAATGCAGATATAAAGTCAAAAGCAATAGATGAACATAGAATGATGGGGCGGGCAATGCAAATACTTTATGACAATGCTACATTAGATAGTAGTAAATTAGTTGGAACCTTAGGTAATAATAACGAAACAGTAGAAATTGTTCTGAATAATATGAAGCATGAAGAAAAAATAAGATTATGGAATTTTCCAAATCAACCTTATAGATTATCTATGTTTTACAAGGTAGCTCCTGTATATATTGAGTCTACTAGAATAAAACAAATTAAGAGAGTATTAGATGTAGATATTACTTTACAGGGATAA
- a CDS encoding MORN repeat-containing protein: MTDKIKMVEKIEKTINYFMKVTKNSATRPIRKRYYQMKKQFQFRYKIGQWIKKNINRITKMLAGKPIDLSHYIALGNHYVAKKLMLILLIIIICLPMVYFKYLKPKLEGKLWVPAFIANTENFNEYTGPAKLLSKDSNLVYSGDLKDGRCTGKGKLYDPDGNLVYNGEFLLDQYSGTGEKYYSNGKVLYKGQFLENQFEGQGSLYDEEGNLIYEGNFVQGNYEGRGKEYYEQGSVKYEGDFLSNTYHGQGFLYTKEEKLKYKGQFENGEMSGDGTLFDQYGNIIYEGNFSRDYYEGQGKIYDKNGNRVYEGEFKKGKYDGLGILYDKLGREVYKGNFKNGKINYLYYLGLSAEEVRNSFVLEPTTDILEDEFCMTYNSFKITFVLDFATEEEAPKVKAIRSWNEENYFETKRQNSANQLKKIYGKAVEEGEVWASEKDIVLLSNDLLNKKMNQDIRDLNVLYITKFIKDHYYVTFYFIDKKSKVYLYSEVEECNN, encoded by the coding sequence ATGACCGATAAAATTAAGATGGTAGAAAAGATAGAAAAAACGATTAATTATTTTATGAAGGTTACTAAAAATTCAGCCACGAGACCTATTCGAAAAAGATATTATCAGATGAAAAAGCAATTTCAGTTTAGGTATAAAATAGGTCAATGGATTAAAAAAAATATTAATAGAATCACAAAGATGTTAGCAGGGAAACCTATTGATTTAAGTCACTATATTGCATTAGGAAATCATTATGTGGCAAAGAAGTTAATGCTGATTCTATTGATTATTATTATATGTTTACCAATGGTGTATTTTAAATACTTAAAGCCAAAGTTAGAAGGAAAGTTGTGGGTGCCTGCTTTTATAGCAAATACAGAGAATTTTAATGAGTACACAGGGCCTGCTAAATTGTTGAGTAAAGATTCAAATCTTGTATATAGTGGAGATTTGAAGGATGGAAGATGTACCGGAAAAGGAAAACTATATGATCCGGATGGAAACTTAGTATATAATGGGGAATTTCTATTAGATCAATATAGTGGAACAGGAGAAAAATATTATAGCAATGGAAAGGTATTATATAAAGGTCAATTTTTAGAAAATCAATTTGAAGGACAAGGCTCTTTATACGACGAAGAAGGAAATTTGATTTATGAAGGAAATTTTGTTCAGGGGAATTACGAAGGAAGAGGAAAAGAATATTATGAACAAGGTTCTGTAAAATATGAAGGAGACTTTTTATCTAATACATATCATGGACAGGGGTTTTTATATACGAAAGAAGAAAAATTAAAATACAAAGGACAATTTGAAAATGGAGAAATGTCAGGAGATGGAACGCTCTTTGATCAATATGGAAATATCATATATGAAGGGAATTTTTCTAGAGATTACTATGAAGGACAAGGAAAAATATATGATAAAAATGGGAATAGGGTCTATGAAGGAGAATTTAAAAAAGGAAAATATGATGGTTTAGGAATATTGTATGACAAATTAGGCAGGGAAGTTTATAAGGGGAATTTTAAAAATGGAAAAATTAATTATTTATATTATTTAGGATTATCAGCAGAGGAAGTAAGAAATTCATTTGTATTAGAGCCGACAACGGATATATTAGAAGATGAATTTTGTATGACCTATAATTCATTTAAAATTACATTTGTTTTAGATTTTGCAACGGAAGAAGAAGCCCCTAAAGTAAAGGCAATTAGATCTTGGAATGAAGAAAATTATTTTGAAACGAAGAGACAAAATAGTGCGAATCAGCTAAAAAAAATATATGGTAAGGCCGTGGAAGAAGGAGAAGTTTGGGCAAGTGAAAAAGATATTGTCCTTTTATCTAATGACTTATTGAATAAAAAAATGAATCAAGATATAAGGGATTTAAATGTTTTATATATAACGAAGTTTATTAAGGATCATTATTATGTTACTTTTTATTTTATAGATAAAAAAAGTAAAGTTTATTTATATTCAGAAGTAGAGGAGTGTAATAATTGA